The Neomonachus schauinslandi chromosome 11, ASM220157v2, whole genome shotgun sequence genome contains a region encoding:
- the PRSS23 gene encoding serine protease 23, whose translation MAGIPGLLFLLLLLLLCAVGQVSPYGAHWKPTWPTYRLPVVLPQSTLNLGKPDFGAEAKLEVSSSCGPQCHKGMPLPTYEEAKQYLSYETLYANGSRTETQVGIYVLSKGGGQESSGKSRRKRQIYGYDSRFSIFGKDFLLNYPFSTSVKLSTGCTGTLVAEKHVLTAAHCIHDGKTYVKGTQKLRVGFLKPRFKDGGRGANSSSSAVPEKMKFQWIRVKRTHVPKGWIKGNANDIGMDYDYALLELKKPHKRKFMKIGVSPPAKQLPGGRIHFSGYDNDRPGNLVYRFCDVKEETYDLLYQQCDAQPGASGSGVYVRMWKRQPRKWERKIIGIFSGHQWVDMNGSPQDFNVAVRITPLKYAQICYWIKGNYLDCREG comes from the coding sequence ATGGCGGGGATCCCAgggcttctcttccttctcctcctcctcctcctctgtgctgTCGGGCAGGTGAGCCCCTATGGTGCCCACTGGAAACCCACCTGGCCCACTTACCGCCTCCCCGTGGTCTTGCCCCAGTCCACCCTCAACCTGGGCAAGCCAGACTTTGGGGCCGAAGCCAAATTGGAAGTGTCCTCCTCGTGCGGACCCCAGTGTCATAAGGGAATGCCACTGCCCACTTACGAAGAGGCCAAGCAGTACCTGTCTTACGAAACACTTTATGCCAATGGCAGCCGCACGGAGACGCAGGTGGGCATTTATGTCCTCAGCAAGGGCGGGGGACAAGAGTCTTCGGGAAAGTCTCGGAGGAAGCGGCAGATTTATGGCTATGACAGCAGATTCAGCATTTTTGGGAAGGACTTCTTGCTCAACTACCCCTTCTCAACATCAGTGAAGTTATCTACCGGCTGCACGGGCACCCTCGTGGCAGAGAAGCATGTCCTCACGGCTGCCCATTGCATCCATGATGGGAAAACCTATGTGAAGGGAACCCAGAAACTTCGAGTGGGCTTCCTGAAGCCCAGGTTTAAAGATGGCGGTCGAGGAGCCAACAGCTCAAGCTCTGCCGTGCCGGAGAAGATGAAGTTTCAGTGGATCCGGGTGAAGCGCACCCACGTGCCCAAGGGTTGGATCAAAGGCAATGCCAACGACATTGGTATGGATTATGACTACGCCCTCCTAGAActcaaaaaaccccacaagagaAAGTTCATGAAGATTGGGGTGAGCCCTCCTGCCAAGCAGCTGCCAGGGGGCAGAATCCACTTCTCCGGTTATGACAATGATCGGCCAGGCAACTTGGTATACCGCTTCTGTGACGTCAAAGAGGAGACCTATGACCTGCTGTACCAGCAGTGTGATGCCCAGCCTGGGGCCAGCGGCTCCGGGGTCTACGTCAGGATGTGGAAGAGGCAGCCACGGAAGTGGGAGCGGAAAATTATTGGCATTTTTTCAGGGCACCAGTGGGTTGACATGAATGGTTCTCCACAGGATTTCAACGTGGCCGTTAGAATCACCCCTCTCAAATATGCCCAGATCTGCTATTGGATTAAAGGAAACTACCTGGACTGTAGGGAGGGGTGA